A DNA window from Chelativorans sp. AA-79 contains the following coding sequences:
- a CDS encoding RidA family protein translates to MTARTEIEDMTVRYFNCDAVAAPFGNYSHAVIVPPGASTVHLAGQVGVRVDGSIPHDAGEQTRIIFENMSKVLEQARFTFANIIKMNYFVVDEADLMAIRAVRDSFIQPPYPAASLVLVKALGRSEWRVEIECIAAGVEQPQ, encoded by the coding sequence GTGACCGCGAGGACGGAGATTGAAGATATGACAGTTCGTTATTTCAATTGCGATGCGGTGGCCGCGCCATTTGGCAACTACAGCCATGCCGTGATCGTGCCGCCAGGCGCCTCCACTGTGCATTTGGCCGGGCAGGTTGGTGTCCGCGTCGATGGCTCAATTCCGCACGATGCAGGAGAGCAGACCCGGATCATCTTCGAGAACATGTCGAAGGTCCTCGAACAGGCCCGCTTCACATTCGCGAATATCATCAAGATGAACTATTTCGTCGTCGATGAAGCGGACCTTATGGCCATCCGCGCTGTCCGTGATTCATTCATTCAGCCACCCTATCCGGCGGCATCGCTTGTGCTCGTGAAGGCGTTGGGCCGTTCGGAATGGCGTGTCGAGATCGAATGCATTGCGGCTGGGGTGGAGCAGCCGCAATGA